A DNA window from Aminiphilus circumscriptus DSM 16581 contains the following coding sequences:
- a CDS encoding thymidine phosphorylase, whose product MNPLAFIETKRDGGCHTSEELRQFVLAFQKGEFRDYQVAAWLMAVYFRGLAPEELRVFTQALAESGHMVRLPEELHAVDKHSTGGVGDKGTLVVVPLVAACGVPVSKLSGRGLDFTGGTLDKLESIPGFRSGFSLEEFRELIRTVGCAVVGHSPQITPAEGLFYALRDVTGTVPSLPLIASSIVSKKLAGGASGFVFDVKCGSGAFMRTREDARSLARLLVDLSRDLGRRAKALVTDMDVPLGRWIGNAAEVLEAVHTLQGRGPKDTEELSLALAGAMLVLAGAASSREEGIRRAEKVLRSGEGLEMFRRFVAAQGGTPRVADDPEGVLALAPLRWDLVAPETGWLDRIDARKVGVAMRLLGGGRLHKDDAIRPGVAAEVLVRPGGAVETGSPVLRLHYDDEARLAEAKDALRDALVIVEEQPPRRSVVLEAVD is encoded by the coding sequence ATGAATCCCCTGGCCTTTATCGAAACGAAGCGCGACGGAGGGTGCCATACGTCGGAGGAACTACGGCAGTTCGTCCTCGCCTTCCAGAAGGGAGAGTTCCGGGACTACCAGGTCGCCGCGTGGCTCATGGCGGTGTACTTTCGGGGACTTGCGCCGGAGGAGCTGCGGGTCTTCACCCAGGCCCTCGCCGAGTCGGGGCACATGGTGCGCCTGCCGGAGGAGCTGCACGCCGTGGACAAGCACAGCACAGGCGGCGTGGGAGACAAGGGCACCCTCGTGGTGGTGCCCCTCGTCGCGGCCTGCGGTGTTCCCGTGTCAAAGCTGAGTGGTCGGGGACTGGACTTCACCGGGGGTACTCTGGACAAGCTCGAATCCATTCCGGGCTTCCGGTCGGGGTTCTCCCTAGAGGAATTTCGGGAGCTGATCCGCACCGTGGGATGTGCCGTGGTGGGACACTCCCCCCAGATCACTCCCGCGGAGGGACTCTTCTACGCGCTGCGGGACGTGACGGGTACCGTTCCCTCCCTACCCCTCATCGCCAGCAGCATTGTGAGCAAGAAACTCGCCGGAGGCGCCTCGGGCTTCGTCTTCGACGTGAAATGCGGCAGCGGGGCCTTCATGCGCACCCGTGAGGATGCTCGAAGCCTGGCCCGGCTGCTCGTGGACCTCTCCCGCGATTTGGGACGCAGGGCCAAGGCGCTCGTGACCGACATGGACGTGCCCCTGGGGCGGTGGATCGGCAACGCTGCGGAGGTGCTCGAAGCGGTGCACACTCTACAGGGCCGGGGGCCGAAGGACACGGAGGAACTCTCTCTCGCTCTCGCGGGGGCCATGCTCGTCCTCGCCGGGGCTGCGTCCTCCCGCGAAGAGGGGATCCGCAGAGCGGAGAAGGTGCTCCGCAGTGGCGAGGGGCTTGAAATGTTCCGCCGCTTCGTCGCCGCCCAGGGCGGCACTCCGAGAGTGGCGGACGATCCCGAAGGCGTGCTTGCCCTGGCGCCGTTGCGGTGGGATCTCGTCGCCCCCGAAACGGGGTGGCTCGACCGGATCGATGCCCGGAAGGTGGGCGTTGCGATGCGACTCCTTGGGGGCGGGCGGCTGCACAAGGACGATGCCATCCGTCCCGGTGTCGCCGCGGAGGTGCTGGTGCGCCCCGGAGGGGCCGTGGAGACGGGTTCCCCGGTGCTGCGGCTCCACTACGACGACGAGGCCCGGCTGGCCGAGGCGAAGGACGCCCTCCGGGACGCTCTCGTCATCGTGGAGGAGCAACCGCCCCGTCGCTCGGTGGTGCTGGAGGCCGTGGACTGA
- a CDS encoding purine-nucleoside phosphorylase — MSKERSAEYRQHVEEATVFVSRSVGFVPRAAVVLGSGLGSVAEAIENPVVIPYGEIPHWPLSTAPGHKGRLVAGYLKGVPVVAMQGRLHYYEGYSMREITFPVRVFGGWGTEVFFATNASGGVHYGLLPGDLVLVVDHINLMGANPLFGPNEDDWGPRFPDMTLAYDKKLMALAEEVALRESVNLKRGVYIAFAGPSFETSAEIRMARVLGADLVGMSTVPEIIVARHMGMRILAVSCVANYAAGMTESPLTHQEVLDEMGRAADRLTRLVVGIVASLGEEGR, encoded by the coding sequence ATGTCCAAGGAACGGAGTGCGGAATACAGACAGCATGTGGAAGAGGCGACGGTCTTTGTCTCCCGCAGTGTGGGCTTTGTTCCTCGGGCTGCGGTGGTGCTGGGCTCGGGGCTCGGCAGTGTGGCCGAGGCCATCGAGAATCCCGTGGTGATCCCCTACGGAGAGATTCCCCACTGGCCGCTCTCCACCGCGCCGGGGCACAAAGGGCGCCTCGTGGCGGGGTACCTGAAGGGCGTGCCCGTGGTGGCCATGCAGGGGCGGCTGCACTACTACGAAGGCTATTCCATGCGGGAGATCACCTTTCCCGTGCGGGTCTTCGGCGGCTGGGGCACGGAGGTCTTCTTCGCCACCAACGCCTCGGGGGGCGTTCACTACGGCCTCCTTCCCGGCGATCTGGTGCTCGTGGTGGACCACATCAACCTCATGGGAGCAAACCCCCTCTTCGGTCCCAACGAGGACGACTGGGGCCCCCGTTTTCCCGACATGACCCTCGCCTACGACAAAAAGCTCATGGCTCTGGCGGAAGAGGTGGCTCTACGGGAGTCGGTGAACCTGAAGCGGGGCGTCTACATCGCCTTTGCCGGGCCGTCCTTCGAGACCTCCGCGGAGATCCGCATGGCCCGGGTGTTGGGGGCGGATCTGGTGGGCATGTCCACCGTGCCGGAGATCATCGTGGCGCGGCACATGGGCATGCGCATCCTCGCCGTCTCCTGCGTGGCCAACTACGCGGCGGGCATGACCGAATCGCCCCTCACGCACCAGGAAGTGCTGGATGAGATGGGACGCGCCGCGGACAGGCTCACGCGCCTTGTTGTGGGCATCGTTGCGTCCCTCGGAGAAGAAGGGAGGTAG
- a CDS encoding tyrosine-type recombinase/integrase: MDEEAGRLRDAPDGAEASDGQNGSGEPLRRGSLRGGRLSRKRPMEGNPLREGHLRSGTAGTGAVHAGAGGPDESGAGCGPDDAAEDETLPGGGKDTAEEQCAAFLDFLLLERGASENTVLAYGRDLRDWTAFCRKRHVASFPPEPEGLGAYLKALTFQGKSKATIQRRAAAIRSCMRFLVLEGWFPGGDAAIPLPDKGRKLPQILSEGEVERLLASCAGAAPLDLRDRAILETAYGCGLRASELVTLRLRDLDFSGGRLRAIGKGDKERTVPLLGEVREMLRRYIHQGRPALDAAAREEVFLSRTGGPLGREDVWRIIRRRGKGAGIAASRLHPHVLRHSFGTHLLRRGMDLRTLQELLGHSSITTTERYTHFDAELRDVYDSCHPRA, translated from the coding sequence ATGGACGAAGAGGCCGGGCGCTTGCGGGATGCTCCGGACGGAGCGGAGGCGTCGGACGGGCAGAACGGGTCTGGCGAGCCTCTGCGGCGCGGGAGTCTTCGGGGCGGTCGCCTCTCCCGGAAGCGGCCGATGGAGGGGAATCCGCTCCGGGAGGGGCACCTGCGAAGCGGTACGGCGGGCACAGGTGCAGTGCATGCCGGAGCCGGAGGGCCGGACGAATCGGGCGCAGGGTGCGGGCCTGACGACGCGGCGGAGGACGAAACGCTTCCGGGAGGCGGGAAGGACACCGCGGAGGAGCAGTGCGCCGCTTTTCTCGACTTTCTCCTGTTGGAGCGCGGCGCGAGCGAGAACACCGTCCTCGCCTACGGAAGGGACCTCCGGGACTGGACCGCCTTCTGCCGGAAAAGGCATGTCGCCTCCTTTCCTCCCGAGCCGGAAGGCCTCGGGGCCTATCTCAAGGCCCTGACCTTCCAGGGTAAGAGCAAGGCCACCATACAGCGGCGGGCTGCGGCGATCCGGTCGTGCATGCGCTTTCTCGTCCTGGAGGGGTGGTTTCCCGGCGGTGACGCCGCGATTCCCCTGCCGGACAAAGGGCGCAAACTTCCTCAGATCCTGAGCGAGGGGGAAGTTGAGCGACTGCTCGCCTCCTGCGCGGGTGCGGCTCCTCTGGACCTGCGCGACCGGGCGATCCTGGAGACCGCCTACGGCTGCGGCCTCCGGGCGTCGGAGCTGGTGACGCTGCGGCTGCGGGATCTGGACTTCTCCGGAGGGCGGCTTCGGGCCATCGGCAAGGGGGACAAGGAACGGACAGTGCCCCTGCTCGGAGAAGTGCGGGAGATGCTGCGGCGCTACATACATCAGGGGCGCCCCGCTCTCGACGCGGCGGCCCGGGAGGAGGTCTTTCTGAGCCGCACCGGTGGCCCCCTGGGCAGGGAGGACGTGTGGCGTATCATTCGCCGACGAGGCAAGGGGGCTGGAATCGCCGCATCTCGACTCCATCCCCACGTGTTGCGTCATTCCTTCGGAACGCACCTGCTGCGCCGGGGGATGGACCTGCGGACCCTTCAGGAACTCCTCGGACACTCTTCCATCACCACCACGGAGCGGTATACTCATTTCGACGCGGAGCTGCGGGACGTGTACGACTCCTGCCATCCCAGGGCGTAG